One Castanea sativa cultivar Marrone di Chiusa Pesio chromosome 4, ASM4071231v1 DNA window includes the following coding sequences:
- the LOC142631668 gene encoding adenylate kinase 4, producing the protein MATSAASANLEDVPSVDLMSELLRRMKCSSKPDKRLILIGPPGSGKGTQSPIIKDEYCLCHLATGDMLRAAVAAKTPLGVKAKEAMDKGELVSDDLVVGIIDEALQKPSCQKGFILDGFPRTVVQAQKLDEMLEKKGAKVDKVLNFAVDDLILEERITGRWIHPASGRSYHTKFAPPKVPGVDDVTGEPLIQRKDDTAAVLKSRLEAFHKQTEPVIDYYSKKSIVANLHAEKPPKEVTAEVQKVLS; encoded by the exons atGGCGACCAGTGCTGCATCAGCGAACTTGGAAGATGTTCCCTCCGTTGATCTCATGTCCGAGCTCCTCCGCCGCATGAAGTGCTCCTCCAAACCCGACAAGCGCCTCATTCTCATTG GCCCACCTGGATCAGGAAAGGGTACCCAGTCACCAATAATTAAGGATGAATACTGCTTGTGCCACTTGGCTACTGGTGATATGTTAAGAGCCGCTGTTGCTGCTAAAACCCCTCTTGGCGTTAAGGCTAAAGAGGCTATGGATAAG GGAGAACTTGTTTCTGATGACTTAGTTGTGGGCATTATAGATGAAGCTCTTCAGAAGCCTTCATGCCAGAAAGGTTTCATTCTTGATGGATTTCCAAGGACTGTGGTCCAAGCACAGAAG cttgatgagatgctggAAAAGAAGGGAGCCAAAGTTGATAAGGTGCTCAACTTTGCAGTTGATGATTTGATCTTGGAGGAGAGAATTACTGGTCGCTGGATACACCCAGCCAGTGGTAGATCCTATCACACAAAATTTGCACCTCCCAAAGTTCCTGGTGTTGATGAT GTTACTGGAGAGCCTTTGATTCAGCGAAAGGACGATACTGCAGCTGTTCTCAAATCAAGGCTGGAGGCATTTCACAAGCAAACTGAACCG GTTATTGATTATTATTCCAAGAAGAGTATTGTTGCTAATCTCCATGCTGAAAAACCTCCCAAAGAGGTCACAGCTGAGGTTCAGAAGGTGCTGTCTTAG
- the LOC142630612 gene encoding nucleolar protein 56-like: protein MALYLLYESASGYALLHAHGLDEIGQNTEAVRNSITDLNRFGKVVQLTAFHPFESALDALNQCNAVSEGLMTDELRSFLELNLPKVKGDKKPKFKLGLVDSKIGSHIQHVTKIPCESGDFVHELLRGVRLHFNKFIKDLEPGDLEKAQLGLGHSYSRAKVKFNVNRVDNMVIQAIFLLDTLDKDVNSFSMRVREWYSWHFPELVKIVNDNYLYAKAAKFIEDKSKLTEDKIPGLTDILGDEDKAKEILEAAKASMGQDLSPIDLINVQQFAQRVMDLSEYRRKLYDYLVTKMSDIAPNLASLIGEVVAARLISHAGSLTNLAKCPSSTLQILGAEKALFRALKTKGNTPKYGLIFHSSFIGRASAKNKGRMARYLANKCSIASRIDCFAENGSTVFGEKLREQVEERLDFYDNGVAPRKNIDVMKAAIEINQNKDTEMETEEVPTEASGKKSKKKKSKAAAAENGEAMDEDKEEALEDSKSEKKKKKEKRKMEQQDKDVKNSDEQDGTAKKKKKKSKVEDGEDLQSASEIKKKKKKKSKNEDDE, encoded by the exons ATGGCGTTGTATCTTCTATACGAGTCAGCTTCTGGGTACGCATTATTGCACGCCCATGGCCTCGATGAAATTGGGCAGAACACTGAGGCGGTTCGGAACTCCATAACTGACCTGAACCGGTTCGGAAAGGTCGTCCAGCTCACTGCTTTTCACCCATTCGAGTCTGCCCTCGACGCTCTCAATCAGTGTAACGCTGTGTCAGAAG GGCTAATGACTGATGAGTTGAGGAGCTTTTTGGAGCTTAATCTCCCGAAAGTCAAGGGAGACAAGAAGCCAAAATTCAAATTAGGATTAGTTGACTCTAAGATTGGGTCACATATCCAACACGTGACTAAAATTCCTTGTGAAAGTGGTGATTTTGTTCATGAGTTGCTTCGTGGTGTGCGACTACATTTCAATAAGTTCATAAAGGACCTAGAG CCTGGAGACTTAGAAAAGGCCCAACTTGGTCTGGGGCACAGTTACAGCAGAGCCAAAGTCAAGTTCAATGTTAACCGAGTTGACAATATGGTGATTCAAGCAATCTTCCTTCTTGATACTCTTGATAAGGATGTCAACTCCTTTTCCATGAGAGTCAG AGAATGGTACTCATGGCATTTTCCTGAGTTGGTGAAGATTGTCAATGACAACTATCTTTATGCAAAAGCTGCAAAATTTATAGAGGATAAGTCAAAGTTGACTGAAGACAAAATCCCAGGCTTGACAGATATACTTGGAGATGAGGATAAGGCCAAGGAGATTTTAGAAGCTGCCAAGGCTTCCATGG GGCAGGATTTGTCCCCAATTGACTTGATTAATGTCCAGCAATTTGCACAGAGAGTAATGGACCTGTCCGAATATAGGAGGAAGCTTTATGATTATCTGGTCACAAAAATGAGTGACATTGCACCCAATTTGGCCTCTTTAATTGGTGAAGTCGTTGCTGCTCGCTTAATTTCTCATGCTGGTAGTCTCACAAATTTGGCCAAGTGCCCTTCTTCTACCCTTCAGATCCTTGGAGCAGAGAAGGCACTCTTCAG GGCATTGAAAACTAAGGGAAACACACCCAAGTATGGTCTGATATTCCATTCATCTTTTATTGGTCGTGCATCTGCAAAGAACAAAGGTCGAATGGCTCGTTATCTCGCAAACAAGTGTTCTATTGCATCACGAATTGATTGCTTTGCAG AGAATGGATCTACTGTTTTTGGGGAGAAACTTCGTGAACAAGTTGAGGAGCGACTTGACTTTTATGACAATGGAGTTGCACCTCgtaaaaatattgatgtgaTGAAAGCTGCAATTGAAATTAATCAAAACAAAG ACACAGAGATGGAAACAGAAGAAGTTCCAACAGAAGCTTCAGGaaagaaaagcaagaaaaagaaatcaaaagctGCAGCTGCAGAGAATGGTGAGGCTATGGACGAGGATAAAGAAGAAGCTTTGGAAGATTCTaaatcagaaaagaagaagaaaaaggagaaacGAAAGATGGAGCAACAGGATAAAGATGTGAAGAACTCAGATGAGCAGGATGGAACagctaagaagaagaaaaagaagagcaaGGTTGAAGATGGAGAGGACCTGCAGTCTGCCagtgaaattaaaaagaagaagaaaaagaagtcaaaaaatGAAGATGATGAGTGA
- the LOC142630240 gene encoding uncharacterized protein LOC142630240, whose amino-acid sequence MFRLVCLNLPQQLKHRALPHSHAHLFSKLSNTIETPSFPVSFLQKSCGLSLESAISASKKLNIVSTKNPNSVVELLTTHGLTQTHVKSLITSRPVLLLADLDNTLKPNLELFESLGFSSTSLGKMLTKDPRVLESDAYTVVEFFRAHGFSDQQISDLTMKRPTLYLFNAHKIFKPKLEFFRSLGLSELEIAKILSTEPYILERSLENQIIPCVQELRRILGNDENVLKAIKACYWVLECNVEKVLQPNISMLVSRGVPMSLILKMFLIQPKSMLMKTYRFSEIVDEVMKLGFDPNNLLFVLAIRSMAVMSKSLWEQKVEAFKSFGLSKDEIYAAFKKQPMCMIASENKIRKLMSFFVNKLNMTPSMISKNPNLLLLSLEKRIIPRCSVLHLLISKGLVKEETSIVYVFRMTEKRFVDKLVSKYQNEVPDVVSAHQGKIEFQGFPFDLKI is encoded by the coding sequence ATGTTTCGCTTAGTTTGCTTAAACCTCCCACAACAGTTAAAGCACAGAGCTTTACCACATAGCCATGCCCACTTGTTCTCAAAACTCTCTAATACCATTGAAACACCATCTTTTCCAGTCTCTTTCCTTCAAAAATCATGTGGGTTGTCCTTAGAATCTGCCATTTCAGCTTCCAAGAAGCTCAACATTGTGAGCACAAAGAATCCCAACTCAGTTGTGGAACTTTTGACAACTCACGGTCTGACTCAGACCCATGTCAAAAGTTTAATTACTAGTCGTCCAGTCTTGCTTTTGGCTGATTTAGACAATACCCTGAAGCCCAACTTGGAGTTGTTTGAGTCATTGGGGTTTTCTAGTACTAGCCTTGGCAAAATGCTTACCAAAGACCCACGTGTGCTTGAAAGTGATGCATACACTGTGGTTGAGTTCTTTAGAGCTCATGGTTTCAGTGATCAGCAAATATCAGATTTGACCATGAAGCGTCCGACATTGTATTTGTTCAATGCACATAAGATTTTTAAGCCAAAGCTTGAGTTTTTCAGATCTTTGGGCTTGTCAGAACTTGAAATTGCAAAGATTTTGTCCACCGAGCCTTATATTCTAGAAAGGAGCCTCGAAAACCAAATCATTCCTTGTGTTCAAGAACTTAGGCGGATTCTTGGCAATGATGAGAATGTCTTAAAGGCTATAAAGGCATGCTACTGGGTACTTGAATGCAATGTGGAAAAAGTGCTACAGCCCAACATATCGATGTTGGTAAGCCGTGGTGTACCCATGTCCTTAATTCTGAAAATGTTCTTGATCCAACCAAAATCAATGCTTATGAAGACTTATCGGTTTAGTGAGATTGTTGATGAAGTtatgaaattgggttttgatcCCAATAATCTGCTatttgttctagccatacgttCCATGGCGGTTATGAGTAAATCTTTGTGGGAGCAAAAGGTAGAAGCTTTTAAAAGTTTTGGATTGTCAAAGGATGAGATTTATGCAGCATTCAAAAAGCAACCCATGTGTATGATTGCTTCAGAGAATAAAATCAGGAAATTGATGAGTTTCTTTGTGAACAAACTGAATATGACACCTTCAATGATCTCCAAGAATCCAAATCTTCTACTGCTTAGCTTGGAGAAGAGGATTATTCCAAGGTGTTCAGTTCTGCATCTTTTGATATCAAAGGGGTTGGTTAAGGAAGAAACTAGCATTGTTTATGTGTTCAGAATGACTGAGAAGAGGTTTGTGGACAAGTTAGTGAGCAAATATCAGAATGAGGTTCCAGATGTTGTTAGTGCACACCAAGGCAAGATAGAATTTCAAGGGTTCCcctttgatttaaaaatttga
- the LOC142631979 gene encoding TMV resistance protein N-like isoform X2, with protein MAILTNERASFSSITHQYKYDVFLSFRGEDTRMDFTSHLNGFLKLKGIHTFIDDVLPRGEEISTELLEAIKSSRSFIIVFSENYATSRWCLDELVEIFECKKNGQMVLPVFYKVDPSEVRNQKGKFGEVLAKHEVNNIKKVQRWKEALNKAGSISGLAYKDGCSCSQFEFIEEIFKEISSAQSNHMKLFVTKYLVGIDTRVNDVINRCLDIKSNDVRIVGIFGLPGVGKTTIAKVIFNKIHYCFDGSSFLDNVSEKSRTNDGVIQLQETLCYEILGYQNLKVGSISKGINVTIERLHRKRILIVLDSVEELHEIEFFLENCDRFTSGSRIIITTRDKHLLDSLTKNNHVMYYEVNELNKHEAHKLFCHEAFGRNNFEEDYSELVNQFIDYAKGLPLVLKIIGADLYGRTKHEWRSALDKYKRIPKGDIQKILKISYDGLDQIQQEIFLDIAYFLKGFYKDEVVDILRSINNHDPYYDIKRLIDKCLIIVTEDNKLSMHDLIQQMGWEIVRQESPEVIEKRSRLLCYEDAPEILIENTGSNEIRGITMCLPKPKNMKLNLGKMRNLKYLKVRNVICEDLESLPNGLRLLDWNEFPLSSLPSAFEPKNLVVLNMQQSLIKLDEHFERCRFETLIHLNLSFCKNITKVPDLSLIAPNIKELDLFECINLVEVHQSVGLLEELKIWNLGRCQNLRIIPRNLKLKSLQYIYFDGCESLEQGTEVLFSSIGYLIALQTLFISLKNVKEVPSSISNLKNLSLLCMEDCDNFPKAMDTPDCFPKLETLGFRYSNITTFPEINIRFSKLKVLYFHHCWNLREIPMPPPHLEDLNIKGCGSLDSQSRRRLLSQLGETFGLSQNMVCSRGSLHQDSVLEKCWAPDLVDDGFHFNLVLPGTKIPKWFNHQSVGSSVSFSKQ; from the exons ATGGCTATTCTGACAAACGAACGAGCCTCCTTTTCCTCCATCACCCACCAATACAAATATGATGTGTTCTTAAGTTTCAGAGGGGAAGATACTCGCATGGATTTTACGAGCCATTTGAATGGCTTTTTGAAGCTGAAGGGTATTCACACCTTTATTGATGATGTACTCCCAAGGGGAGAAGAAATTTCTACTGAACTTCTCGAAGCTATTAAAAGTTCAAGGAGTTTCATAATTGTATTCTCTGAGAACTATGCAACTTCTAGATGGTGCTTGGATGAACTTGTCGAAATTTTTGAGTGCAAGAAGAATGGACAAATGGTGCTACCGGTGTTTTATAAGGTGGATCCTTCAGAAGTACGTAACCAAAAGGGAAAATTTGGAGAAGTTTTAGCAAAACATGAagtaaataatataaagaagGTGCAAAGATGGAAGGAAGCTCTAAACAAAGCTGGTAGCATATCTGGTTTGGCCTACAAGGACGG TTGCAGCTGCtctcaatttgaatttattgaagaaatttttaaaGAGATCTCAAGTGCTCAATCAAATCACATGAAATTATTTGTTACAAAATATCTTGTTGGAATAGATACTCGTGTAAATGACGTCATAAATCGGTGTTTAGATATTAAATCAAATGATGTCCGCATTGTTGGGATCTTTGGCCTTCCCGGAGTGGGTAAGACAACAATTGCAAAagttatttttaacaaaattcatTATTGTTTTGATGGAAGCAGCTTTCTAGATAATGTTAGTGAAAAATCAAGGACAAATGATGGTGTAATTCAATTACAAGAGACACTTTGTTATGAGATCTTAGGGTATCAAAATTTGAAGGTGGGGAGTATATCTAAAGGAATCAATGTGACAATTGAAAGGCTTCATCGTAAAAGGATTCTTATAGTTCTTGATAGTGTTGAAGAATTGCATGAGAtagaattttttcttgaaaattgtgataggtttacttCTGGAAGTAGAATCATTATAACCACAAGAGACAAACACTTGCTTGATAGtcttacaaaaaataatcatGTAATGTACTACGAGGTGAATGAGTTAAATAAACATGAAGCTCATAAACTCTTTTGTCACGAGGCCTTTGGAAGAAACAATTTCGAGGAAGATTATTCAGAACTAGTCAACCAATTTATAGATTATGCCAAAGGTCTTCCATTAGTTCTAAAAATAATTGGCGCAGATCTGTATGGAAGAACTAAACATGAATGGAGAAGTGCGTTAGACAAATACAAAAGAATTCCCAAGGGAGACATTcaaaaaatactcaaaataaGCTATGATGGATTGGACCAAATTCAACAGgaaatttttcttgatattgCTTATTTTCTTAAAGGATTCTACAAAGATGAAGTTGTAGATATACTAAGAAGCATCAATAACCATGATCCATATTATGATATTAAAAGACTTATTGATAAGTGTCTTATAATTGTTACTGAAGATAACAAATTATCGATGCATGACTTGATTCAACAAATGGGTTGGGAAATTGTTCGACAAGAATCACCAGAAGTGATTGAGAAGCGTAGTAGGCTATTGTGTTATGAGGATGCTCCTGAAATACTAATTGAAAATACG GGGTCAAATGAAATTCGAGGCATAACAATGTGCTTGCCTAAACCAAAAAACATGAAGTTGAATCTTGGAAAGATGAGGAATCTCAAATATTTGAAAGTTCGCAATGTAATTTGTGAAGACCTTGAATCTCTTCCCAATGGGTTGAGGTTACTTGATTGGAATGAATTTCCTTTATCTTCCTTGCCATCAGCCTTTGAGCCTAAAAACCTCGTTGTACTCAATATGCAACAAAGCCTCATAAAATTGGATGAGCATTTCGAG AGGTGTCGATTCGAAACATTGATACATTTGAATTtgtcattttgtaaaaatattacaaaggTACCCGACTTATCACTTATTGccccaaacataaaggaatTGGACCTTTTTGAATGCATAAATTTAGTTGAGGTTCATCAGTCCGTTGGTCTTCTTGAAGAGCTGAAAATCTGGAATCTCGGCAGATGCCAAAATCTTAGAATTATACCAAGAAACCTCAAGTTGAAATCTcttcaatatatttatttcgACGGTTGTGAAAGTCTTGAGCAAGGAACGGAAGTGTTGTTTTCATCAATAGGATATCTCATAGCCCTTCAGACGttatttataagtttaaaaaacGTGAAAGAGGTTCCAAGTAGCAtctctaatttaaaaaatcttagCCTTCTCTGTATGGAAGATTGTGACAATTTTCCAAAAGCCATGGATACTCCTGATTGTTTCCCCAAATTAGAAACTTTAGGTTTCCGTTACAGCAACATTACTACCTTCCCTGAAATCAATATCAGATTTTCGAAATTAAAAGTTCTTTACTTTCACCACTGCTGGAACCTTCGGGAAATTCCAATGCCTCCACCACATCTAGaagatttaaatataaaagGGTGCGGTTCCTTGGATTCACAATCAAGAAGAAGATTATTGAGTCAG CTTGGAGAAACGTTTGGGCTTTCACAAAATATGGTGTGTTCAAGGGGATCATTGCATCAGGACTCTGTTCTTGAAAAGTGTTGGGCACCTGACCTTGTTGATGATGGATTTCACTTTAACCTTGTCCTTCCAGGAACTAAGATTCCAAAGTGGTTCAACCATCAAAGTGTTGGAAGCTCCGTATCATTCTCG AAGCAATAG